A single window of Sebastes umbrosus isolate fSebUmb1 chromosome 16, fSebUmb1.pri, whole genome shotgun sequence DNA harbors:
- the LOC119474352 gene encoding tubulin beta-4B chain, translating into MREIVHLQAGQCGNQIGAKFWEVISDEHGIDPSGTYHGDSDLQLERINVYYNEATGGKYVPRAVLVDLEPGTMDSVRSGPFGQIFRPDNFVFGQSGAGNNWAKGHYTEGAELVDSVLDVVRKEAESCDCLQGFQLTHSLGGGTGSGMGTLLISKIREEYPDRIMNTFSVVPSPKVSDTVVEPYNATLSVHQLVENTDETYCIDNEALYDICFRTLKLTTPTYGDLNHLVSATMSGVTTCLRFPGQLNADLRKLAVNMVPFPRLHFFMPGFAPLTSRGSQQYRALTVPELTQQMFDAKNMMAACDPRHGRYLTVAAIFRGRMSMKEVDEQMLNVQNKNSSYFVEWIPNNVKTAVCDIPPRGLKMAATFIGNSTAIQELFRRISEQFTAMFRRKAFLHWYTGEGMDEMEFTEAESNMNDLVSEYQQYQDATAEEEGEFEEEGEEDLA; encoded by the exons ATGAGGGAAATTGTGCACCTGCAAGCGGGCCAGTGTGGAAACCAGATCGGAGCGAAG TTCTGGGAGGTGATAAGCGATGAACATGGCATCGACCCGTCCGGGACATACCACGGAGACAGCGACCTGCAGCTGGAGAGAATCAACGTGTATTACAACGAGGCGAcag GTGGCAAGTATGTCCCCCGTGCAGTGCTGGTGGACTTGGAGCCAGGCACAATGGATTCTGTGAGGTCTGGTCCCTTTGGCCAAATCTTTAGACCAGACAACTTTGTCTTTG GCCAGAGCGGAGCGGGTAATAACTGGGCTAAAGGCCACTACACCGAGGGAGCCGAGCTGGTGGACTCTGTCCTGGATGTGGTGAGGAAGGAGGCGGAGAGCTGCGACTGTCTCCAGGGCTTCCAGCTCACGCACTCCCTCGGAGGAGGCACCGGGTCCGGCATGGGCACGCTGCTCATCAGCAAGATCCGAGAGGAGTATCCAGACCGCATCATGAACACCTTCAGCGTGGTGCCTTCACCAAAG GTGTCAGACACAGTGGTGGAGCCATACAACGCCACCCTGTCCGTCCACCAGCTGGTCGAGAACACAGATGAGACCTACTGCATTGATAATGAGGCCCTGTATGACATCTGCTTCCGCACGTTGAAGCTCACAACGCCCACCTACGGCGACCTCAACCACCTCGTCTCAGCCACCATGAGCGGGGTGACCACCTGCCTGCGCTTCCCTGGCCAGCTCAACGCCGATTTGAGGAAACTGGCTGTCAACATGGTGCCCTTCCCCAGGCTTCATTTCTTCATGCCGGGCTTTGCCCCTCTGACCAGCCGAGGCAGTCAGCAGTACAG GGCACTGACAGTTCCCGAACTCACCCAGCAGATGTTCGACGCCAAGAACATGATGGCGGCCTGCGACCCACGCCACGGGCGCTACCTCACAGTCGCCGCCATCTTCCGCGGCCGCATGTCCATGAAGGAAGTGGACGAGCAGATGCTGAACGTGCAGAACAAGAACAGCAGCTACTTCGTGGAATGGATCCCGAACAACGTCAAGACGGCCGTCTGCGACATCCCTCCCCGCGGCCTCAAGATGGCTGCCACCTTCATCGGCAACAGCACGGCGATCCAGGAGCTCTTCAGGCGCATCTCAGAGCAGTTCACCGCCATGTTCCGCCGCAAGGCCTTCCTCCATTG GTACACTGGCGAGGGCATGGATGAGATGGAGTTCACAGAGGCGGAGAGCAACATGAACGACCTGGTGTCCGAGTACCAGCAGTACCAGGACGCCACTGCTGAGGAGGAGGGCGAGTTTGAAGAGGAGGGCGAAGAGGACTTAGCCTAG